AACATAAGGAACTGTGATTACATAGATTACATAGATAATTGGATAGATAATTCCTGGAATCAAGTAAGTATGAAACTTACCAATATTTCTAGCTGGTGAATATACAAAAGCTAAGAATCCCGCAATAATGAAAGCTACTGGATTAAATAAGTGAACAGTTAACCCTCTTGCTAATCTAATCGGATTGGTAATATGTTTATAACCCAAACTACCAAATTGTAAGATGACATTATAACCAAAAAAGGTAAATAAGATATAAACTATACTTGCTACTAAAAACTTATCTCTTTTAAGAAAACTATGTTTTGGTAAGAAAACATAGAAAAATGAAAAGACTACTAAGATAAAGTTACTTTGATTAGTAAACTTATCAAACGTTCTAAAAGCATCAGTAAAGCCCTTCATCGTATCAGAGTTTGATAATAGTTCAGCAACAACTCCTTCAACAATGAAGATTGCTGTAGCTAAATTTAACCAAAACACAAAAAAGAAGATCTTTTGTGCTGTAGTTAATTCGTATTTAAATCAATGACTAATACTTTTGGGTTTTTTATCAATTAAATTCATACTATCTTATCCTTTTTAAATTAGTTATGTGGATTGATCACCACTTGGTTTTGTTCATATTTCTTAGAGATCTTCCTAGCTCCAAACCAAGTGAGATAGGTCGTGACAGGAACTAAAACAAATAATAAGAACATAATAGCAGGGTAAGCAAATTGCGGATAATCCTTCGTATTTGTTGCCACATTATAAACCGAATACGTCATACCATTTGGTCGGTTGTATACAAACGGAGCCATAATCACATAAACACAATAAATGGCTGGATAGATCATTATTGGTAGTAGATAACTACTTAGTTTTTTTAATTTCAAGTTTGGATCATAAACAAACTTGAAGAAACCACAAACAATAAAAACGATCGGATTGATTAAGTGTTTAAATAGATCGATGAACAATAAAAAAGCAGTTGCTTTTGAACCATAACCAATCTTTGAATAACTAAAAGCTAAGATTGATTTAGGCGCAACGATTACTGCTATTGCATTAGATATACTTACCAAGTTATAAACAAAAAAAGTGATGAAAATATAAGTGATGCAGGCGATTAAAAACTTATCGTTTTTAAGAAAACTGTGTTTGGGAAAAAACACATAAAACAACGAAAAGAAAAAGATTAAAATGTTCGTTTGATTCGTAAACTTATCAAGCGATAAAAATCCATCACGACCTCTGAATAAAAGTGAAAAAAGACCGTGAAGTACTAATAAAACACTAATTGCATTAACAATAAAAGCAAATAGAAAAATTCTTTGCGACTTATTTAATTGGTTCTTGTATCAACTCCTAACGCTGATCTTTTTCAGTTCTAATCGATTCATCAGTTCTTATCAACTTTATGCATTCAGTTTGGCTTTTCTTTGAGCAATTTGGAAGTAATGATTATTTGTCTTTTTAATCAAGAAGATAATTAAGATAAACGATGCAGGGAAATATAAGAATGTCATTAACATACCAACTGTAATTGCCATATTACGATTGGTAACTACATTTGTGTAATTTCCATAAACTGAATAAATGGTATGATCTGGGGTTTTATAAATCAATGGAATGGTTAATACGTAGATCAGATAAATGATCGGATAGATCATTCCAGGTAAGATAAACTTCGAATAATTTTGAATCTTTTCAATTGGATTAAAGATGAATCTTAAATATCCAGCAAAAATGAAAACGATTGGGTTAATGATTTGTAAATAAATCCCAGAAGCTAAATAGCTTTGTGAAAAACTAGCACGGTTATTGGCTTGATCTACTAAATCTTTAAAGATTCCCCCTGTAAAAAATGTAAACAGGGTATACACCATACAAAAGACTAAGAATCTTTCATTTTTAAGTACGCTGTTATTTGGATAAAAAACAAAGAAAAATGAAAAGAAGAATAATAACACACTACTTTGGTTGGTAAAATTACCAATTGCGGTAAAACCATTGATAAATGGTGAACCAAAGTAATTAATATCTATACTAGAGTAGAAATTATAGATAACAAAACCTAAACCGATAATGTTAAATAAGAAGACTGTTAAAAACAGTCTTTGAGATTTTGTTAACGTTTGGTGATATCAATTTCTTAAACAGAATCTTTGTTTTGTATTAACCATATTTTATTACGACAACTTTCTACCAAAGATGGTTCCTAAAGCATTGTACAAGCGTTGATCAAATACAGTTAATTTATTATTAGCTGTTAAATGATTAATTGCTTGGATTTGTACTGTTGAATTACTTGCAGTCATCGCAATTACTGTTAATAATTCAGATGGGCTTAAACCTAATGCTTTAGTTGGATCATTTAATCAACCAGCTCCAAGATTGGTTAAATCGTTGTAACTTACTTGTTTAACATAAGCAGCCACTCTTCTTAAACTACCTTGTAGGAATAAACTGTGGTTTAATTCAAAGTTCTCTGATTTAGTTGTTCCGATATAACCAACATATCGTTCAAACGCTTGAGCAGGAATCATATCGATCATTTTCTTGATCTCAGTAACTCTTTCATCAAAGCTTAATGGTTTACCATCACTATTATTACCAAAGTAAGTATTGTTTGGTACTCTAGTTTCATTAGTAATTGAACGAGCCAGTTCATCTAATTCACGTTCAGTTTTAATGTTATCAACATAAGTTAATAAATTAGTTTTACTACCAAAACCATAGAAAGCACCTTGTTCACCTGATGAACCATAAGTTGAGAATAATGCTGATTTCAATTCATTACTAATCGGTGCAGATCCGTTTTTGAATACTAATCCAGCAAAACCATATTGAGGCATTGTTGGTGCGTTATTTGAATCTGAAACATTGTAAGTTAATGAACTGTTATCTCAGAAGTTAGCTGGTTTAATTTTCATTGCTTCTGAAGAGATCATGTTCTGTCAGTTAGCTACAGATGAACCTAAAATTCCATTTGGATTTTGATCAAAAGTAATTAATGGGTTTAATGTTTGATTATTAGTTGTTGCATCATCTAAAGGCTGACTATTAGATGCTGTAGTAACATTAGCATTGAAATTAATTGGCAATGATCATGTTGCAAATGCAACATCACCAGGACGCATATTTAACATTGCAATGTTCTTGAAGTTTTGTAAATTATTTCTTAATAATCATTGGAATGTGTATAAGAATCTATAGTAACTAAATGTTAGATCACTAGCTTGCTGAGGGTTTGATATTTGATCAGCTCAAGCTTTATCAACAACCTTGTTGAATGAATTGAAATCAGTATAAATTCCATAAGAAGTTTTGTCATTTAAGCTATTAAATGCACTTAGTTGGAAAACGTTTCTAATTACATTAGTTAATAGATCTTGACTAATTCCTTCAAAACTAGATACTTGGTTATTAGTAGTATTAAAGAATTGTCTGAAATTAGGATTTGATCTAATGTAGTCAATTCTAATTTCATTTGTTAATGTTGATGTTGAAATAATTGATCCAACAGCTAAATTAATTGCTAAATATAAACCATTTCATTGATTTAGATCTTGATCAGTTGAATTAACTTTAACAAAAGTGTTTTGACTTTGGTTATTTAATAATGTTGTTTCAACATTTAATTTAGTTAATAATTTATCAATCTCAGCATTTCTAGCTGCTCTTGTATCAGTTACATATTTATTAATTTCTGCAACTGTACCAGTGCTAGCATTTGTAGCAGTTAAACCATAAAGTGATAAGTAGTATTGTTCTAATCCATTGAATGAACCATCAGTTGCTCTTACATATGGTAATCTAGCTGCAATCCCATTGTTAGCAGTTTGGTTTGTTCTAGCATTATCTTCAAAACCTTTAGCACGGTCATAGATCTTAGCTCTGATGTTTTTAACTTCTGTATCTAAGTTAAGTGCATTTAGATAAGCAACTTGAGTTTTAACTAAATCATTAACTAGATCATAAACTTTTTTAAAGCTAGTTCTAAAACTGAAGTTTGCATTATCTTCAATATTGAAGATGTTGTTCTTATCCATTGGATTTTTCATGGCATCTTCATACATCTTACTTAATGCTAAGTAAAGATTTAGAGTTTGATTCTTAGTGAAATGATTTCTGATCTGAGAATTTAGATCAAAATCATATCTTTCATTCTCAGATAAGTTAACAGATGATCTTAATAATGAACGGTAAGCTAAAAATTGTTTTTGTTTGTTAATATCTCTAGCCATACCACTTTGGTTTAAGTAGTAATCTCCACCATCAATCGCCATTACATGGATACCATCTTTACCACGAGAAAAGATGAACTTGCTAGCGTTCATGTTTTTACTCATGACATTAGTTTTCATATTAGTTGATTCTGAAGAATCAACTGTTTCCATCCCGTTTCATTCAAAAATTTCGTGGATGTCTTTAGTTCCAGCAGCTAAATCTGCATAAGCATTATAGTATGGATCAGTAGTTCGACCCGCTTCACCAGTTTTTAATAATGAATTATTGTTAATCTTTTGTGAGAAAGTGTTGGTTGCTGTAGTCTCGTTATCACCTGCACCTGTACCAGTAGCTTTAGCTCTAATAAAGTTATTGATCAGATTAACATCATCAATATCAGATTGAACCATACCAACATTATCACGGTTGGTATTATTAGTTTGCTTTAGATATTGTTGAACATAAGCAGCACTAAATGATACGTCAAAACTATTAAACATATCAGAAGCAGTCATTAACAACTTACCACCAGAATCTGCTGAGAAGTTATTAGGAATATCAATTCCTTTAGTTGTATTATTTACATAACTATCCAACCCTCTAGTAATGAATTGGTTATAAGCTCTCATTCCCTTGTTTTCATCAAACGGTTGGTCTTTAGGATTTTTGAATGCTTGGAAATTATAACTAGCTACTAGTGCATTTGCACTTACAGTTCGATCATTAAAGATTGAATTAAGTCCATCTTTAGGAATTTCATTGGTAAATACAATTCTAGACACTAAATTAGGATTTTCATCAGTCACTCACTGATTGAAAGCAAACGCTTGGATTTGTGCTAAGAACTCATTATTAGTTTGTTCGTTATTAGATGCACTAAATCCACCATCAGTAAATCTAATGTTAGCTCAGTTAGCTGGATCGTTTAAGATTGCTCTTGAAGGAATCTTAGTTAAATTTGAATAAACAGTAAAACCATCAGCGTCAGTTGACATTGTTGGTGCATAGTTTAAATAAGAATCCTTAAATATCGAATCGAAGAAGTCGTTGCTAATTTTTTGATTAAGTTGGTTTTGAAGATAACTTTCTTTAGTTCCGCCATTAGGATCGAATAATTGAGTTTGGATTAGATCCATGAAGTTATTTCCATAGATCTTCTTATTATCTTCAATTGAAGTATTTAATTGATCATTAACATCATCACTAAAGTTTTGGTACTTATTACTTAAAACTGATGATTTAGAGTTTTTGTAATAGTTAGCTAAACTATCAGCTAATAAAGATGAAAGTAAGCTTTGGAATCCTTGATTGTTTTTAAGTGCAGTTGCAAGTACAGTTTTAGCTTGATCTTTTTGACCACCTAAAATGTTACTACTATCACCGCCAACAAACCCTAGGTTTTGATTATTACCATTGTTACTAAAACCAGTTTGGAATTTGTTCATTAGTAATTGGTTGGCATTATAAGCAGTTCCACAAGAACTTACAAGAACTCCAGCTAAAGAAATTAACGATAAAAATGAGACTTGTTTAACGATTCGATATTTTTTATTTTTACTATGAGACATTAGCTTTTCTCCGTTTAAAATTTTACTACTTTATTTAATTTATGAATTCCTCATCACCCATCTTAATCC
The Mycoplasma tullyi genome window above contains:
- a CDS encoding DUF3713 domain-containing protein, coding for MSHSKNKKYRIVKQVSFLSLISLAGVLVSSCGTAYNANQLLMNKFQTGFSNNGNNQNLGFVGGDSSNILGGQKDQAKTVLATALKNNQGFQSLLSSLLADSLANYYKNSKSSVLSNKYQNFSDDVNDQLNTSIEDNKKIYGNNFMDLIQTQLFDPNGGTKESYLQNQLNQKISNDFFDSIFKDSYLNYAPTMSTDADGFTVYSNLTKIPSRAILNDPANWANIRFTDGGFSASNNEQTNNEFLAQIQAFAFNQWVTDENPNLVSRIVFTNEIPKDGLNSIFNDRTVSANALVASYNFQAFKNPKDQPFDENKGMRAYNQFITRGLDSYVNNTTKGIDIPNNFSADSGGKLLMTASDMFNSFDVSFSAAYVQQYLKQTNNTNRDNVGMVQSDIDDVNLINNFIRAKATGTGAGDNETTATNTFSQKINNNSLLKTGEAGRTTDPYYNAYADLAAGTKDIHEIFEWNGMETVDSSESTNMKTNVMSKNMNASKFIFSRGKDGIHVMAIDGGDYYLNQSGMARDINKQKQFLAYRSLLRSSVNLSENERYDFDLNSQIRNHFTKNQTLNLYLALSKMYEDAMKNPMDKNNIFNIEDNANFSFRTSFKKVYDLVNDLVKTQVAYLNALNLDTEVKNIRAKIYDRAKGFEDNARTNQTANNGIAARLPYVRATDGSFNGLEQYYLSLYGLTATNASTGTVAEINKYVTDTRAARNAEIDKLLTKLNVETTLLNNQSQNTFVKVNSTDQDLNQWNGLYLAINLAVGSIISTSTLTNEIRIDYIRSNPNFRQFFNTTNNQVSSFEGISQDLLTNVIRNVFQLSAFNSLNDKTSYGIYTDFNSFNKVVDKAWADQISNPQQASDLTFSYYRFLYTFQWLLRNNLQNFKNIAMLNMRPGDVAFATWSLPINFNANVTTASNSQPLDDATTNNQTLNPLITFDQNPNGILGSSVANWQNMISSEAMKIKPANFWDNSSLTYNVSDSNNAPTMPQYGFAGLVFKNGSAPISNELKSALFSTYGSSGEQGAFYGFGSKTNLLTYVDNIKTERELDELARSITNETRVPNNTYFGNNSDGKPLSFDERVTEIKKMIDMIPAQAFERYVGYIGTTKSENFELNHSLFLQGSLRRVAAYVKQVSYNDLTNLGAGWLNDPTKALGLSPSELLTVIAMTASNSTVQIQAINHLTANNKLTVFDQRLYNALGTIFGRKLS
- a CDS encoding DUF1600 domain-containing protein, translated to MNLIDKKPKSISHWFKYELTTAQKIFFFVFWLNLATAIFIVEGVVAELLSNSDTMKGFTDAFRTFDKFTNQSNFILVVFSFFYVFLPKHSFLKRDKFLVASIVYILFTFFGYNVILQFGSLGYKHITNPIRLARGLTVHLFNPVAFIIAGFLAFVYSPARNIGKFHTYLIPGIIYPIIYVIYVITVPYVYKTVDRTVYSVYGGVTNVINNPKIAWAAIIGLLCGYFPLSYFAVWIAYVRISKKYIDNPASLRKKSIQFIKFEFNK
- a CDS encoding DUF1600 domain-containing protein; the encoded protein is MNRLELKKISVRSWYKNQLNKSQRIFLFAFIVNAISVLLVLHGLFSLLFRGRDGFLSLDKFTNQTNILIFFFSLFYVFFPKHSFLKNDKFLIACITYIFITFFVYNLVSISNAIAVIVAPKSILAFSYSKIGYGSKATAFLLFIDLFKHLINPIVFIVCGFFKFVYDPNLKLKKLSSYLLPIMIYPAIYCVYVIMAPFVYNRPNGMTYSVYNVATNTKDYPQFAYPAIMFLLFVLVPVTTYLTWFGARKISKKYEQNQVVINPHN
- a CDS encoding DUF1600 domain-containing protein: MVNTKQRFCLRNWYHQTLTKSQRLFLTVFLFNIIGLGFVIYNFYSSIDINYFGSPFINGFTAIGNFTNQSSVLLFFFSFFFVFYPNNSVLKNERFLVFCMVYTLFTFFTGGIFKDLVDQANNRASFSQSYLASGIYLQIINPIVFIFAGYLRFIFNPIEKIQNYSKFILPGMIYPIIYLIYVLTIPLIYKTPDHTIYSVYGNYTNVVTNRNMAITVGMLMTFLYFPASFILIIFLIKKTNNHYFQIAQRKAKLNA